A stretch of Brassica napus cultivar Da-Ae chromosome C6, Da-Ae, whole genome shotgun sequence DNA encodes these proteins:
- the LOC106404992 gene encoding fatty acyl-CoA reductase 6, chloroplastic-like isoform X1 — protein sequence MAMTTNLLDTSKAVKLHGVRFFSSFLSRPNHFLACRLPQSITRRVQTSLCYRETSFKAVSPEPEPSSVSDGVGITRFLKGKTYLVTGATGFLAKVLIEKLLRASPDIGKIFILIKSKDQESANKRLYDEIISSDLFNHLKQMHGRSYEEFMKSKLIPIIGDIGEDNLGVGSEIATKISGEIDVVISCAGRTTFDDRYDLALNVNALGPGRLLSFAKDCKKLKLFLHISTAYVTGKKEGTVLEAPLCVGKNITSDLNVEHELKLASEAVRKFHGSGEIKKLKELGIQRAQHYGWENTYTFTKAMGETLIQTMREDVPVVIIRPSIIESSYKEPFPGWIQGIRMTDPMILAYGKGQISGFWGDSQSFLDIIPVDMVVNATIAAMAKHGCRNSDLKVYNVTSSSHAHPLRAGEYMDLAYQHLCDFPLTVIDLERWKFHSSLDGFTSSVFDIIAKQERGTTNEGGEAEESHTTLSFKGKRILDYFVSLARTYEPYAFFQARFDDTNTRSLIQEMSMEEIEMFEFDVKSIDWEHYIVNVHLPGLKRESLKERSN from the exons aTGGCAATGACAACAAATCTGCTGGACACAAGCAAGGCCGTCAAGTTGCATGGCGTCCgcttcttctcctctttccTCAGCAGACCGAACCACTTCTTGGCTTGTCGTTTGCCACAGTCGATCACACGTAGAGTCCAAACTTCTCTTTGTTATCGTGAAACGTCGTTTAAAGCTGTGTCTCCTGAGCCAGAACCAAGTAGCGTCAGTGATGGAGTTGGAATCACCCGTTTCTTGAAGGGAAAAACCTATCTTGTTACTGGTGCAACAGGTTTTCTTGCTAAAG TGCTGATTGAGAAATTATTGAGGGCAAGTCCTGATATTGGGAAGATATTCATTCTGATAAAATCCAAGGATCAAGAATCAGCCAACAAGAGACTCTATGATGAG ATCATAAGCTCGGATCTGTTCAATCATTTGAAGCAAATGCATGGGAGATCTTATGAAGAATTTATGAAAAGCAAGTTGATTCCAATAATTGGAGACATAGGAGAGGACAATCTGGGGGTCGGATCTGAAATAGCAACCAAGATTAGTGGCGAAATTGATGTCGTTATAAGCTGTGCAGGTCGCACGACATTTGACGACAG ATACGACCTTGCTTTAAATGTCAACGCTCTTGGACCTGGTCGGCTCTTGAGCTTTGCCAAAGACTGCAAGAAACTGAAACTCTTTCTCCATATCTCAACTG CTTATGTGACTGGTAAGAAAGAGGGAACAGTACTAGAGGCTCCTCTCTGCGTTGGAAAAAACATAACTTCTGACTTGAACGTCGAACATGAGCTCAAATTAGCTTCAGAAGCTGTGAGAAAGTTCCATGGCAGTGGAGaaatcaagaagctgaaagaactTGGCATCCAAAG AGCTCAACACTATGGCTGGGAAAACACTTACACGTTCACAAAAGCAATGGGTGAGACTTTAATCCAAACCATGCGAGAAGATGTGCCTGTAGTGATCATAAGGCCTAGTATTATAGAAAGCTCTTACAAGGAGCCTTTCCCCGGCTGGATCCAAGGAATAAG GATGACTGATCCAATGATCTTGGCCTATGGTAAAGGCCAAATTTCTGGCTTCTGGGGAGATTCTCAATCTTTTTTGGACATTATACCTGTTGATATGGTTGTGAATGCGACAATAGCAGCCATGGCAAAGCATGGTTGTCGAAACTCCGATCTCAAAGTTTACAATGTCACTTCTTCATCTCATGCGCATCCCCTACGAGCTGGCGAGTATATGGACCTCGCTTATCAACATTTGTGTGACTTTCCATTGACAGTGATAGACTTAGAGCGATGGAAATTCCACAGTTCCTTAGATGGTTTCACCTCCTCGGTATTCGACATAATAGCAAAACAGGAAAGGGGAACTACGAATGAAGGTGGAGAAGCAGAAGAGTCACATACCACATTGAGCTTCAAGGGAAAAAGAATACTAGACTATTTTGTGTCCCTAGCAAGAACATATGAGCCTTACGCGTTCTTTCAAGCTCG GTTTGATGACACCAATACAAGGAGTCTTATTCAGGAGATGTCAATGGAAGAGATAGAGATGTTTGAGTTTGATGTCAAAAGCATTGACTGGGAGCATTACATTGTGAACGTTCATCTTCCAGGTCTCAAAAGGGAATCTTTGAAGGAAAGATCAAATTAA
- the LOC106393242 gene encoding glutathione S-transferase T3-like, producing MDSSNSFTQSSGFLDLLNSQQCDNVSQSIALGASEVQIFSSQGTNNAPTQAAETNEDRRRRTNWSQKEDVVLISAWLNTSKDPITGNEQKAGSFWKRVGAYFNASPQLVGMADREVGNCKQRWSKISDQVSKFVGSLRSATSQQSSGQNDNDVMKLAIEIYHHDYGAKFTLEHCWRELKNEQKWLSTFGTDNSKSKKRKGEDGSQASVQSSSHGVQEETRPEGVKKAKARLKTKEMEATSTKPVEKLHELFEIRKQDHEIRKQDFEMKEKLNKQHMLETLLAKKEPLTEIEMALKNKLITEMLA from the coding sequence ATGGATTCTTCGAATTCATTTACTCAGTCCTCAGGTTTTCTGGATCTGTTAAATAGCCAACAGTGTGATAATGTCTCACAAAGCATAGCTCTTGGAGCTTCAGAAGTTCAAATTTTTAGTTCCCAGGGGACTAATAATGCTCCAACTCAAGCTGCGGAGACAAATGAAGACAGACGACGCAGAACGAATTGGTCACAAAAGGAAGATGTGGTGCTCATAAGTGCTTGGCTTAACACAAGCAAAGATCCGATCACAGGGAATGAGCAAAAGGCTGGCTCCTTTTGGAAAAGAGTTGGAGCTTACTTCAATGCAAGTCCTCAACTTGTTGGTATGGCAGATCGAGAGGTTGGCAACTGTAAGCAAAGGTGGTCCAAGATCAGTGACCAAGTCTCCAAGTTTGTTGGGTCGTTACGTTCTGCAACAAGTCAGCAGTCAAGTGGGCAGAATGACAATGACGTAATGAAACTTGCTATTGAAATCTATCACCATGATTACGGTGCCAAGTTCACACTTGAGCATTGTTGGAGGGAGCTAAAAAATGAACAGAAATGGCTGTCAACATTTGGGACAGATAACAGCAAGTCAAAAAAAAGGAAGGGTGAAGATGGTTCTCAAGCTTCTGTCCAGTCATCAAGCCATGGAGTTCAAGAAGAGACTCGTCCTGAAGGTGTGAAGAAGGCAAAGGCAAGGTTGAAGACGAAAGAGATGGAAGCTACCAGCACCAAACCGGTGGAGAAATTGCATGAGCTGTTTGAGATAAGGAAACAGGATCATGAGATAAGGAAGCAGGACTTTGAAATGAAGGAGAAGCTTAATAAGCAACATATGTTGGAGACTCTCCTTGCAAAAAAAGAGCCTCTTACTGAGATTGAAATGGCTTTGAAGAACAAACTAATAACTGAAATGTTGGCATAA
- the LOC106404992 gene encoding fatty acyl-CoA reductase 6, chloroplastic-like isoform X2, translated as MAMTTNLLDTSKAVKLHGVRFFSSFLSRPNHFLACRLPQSITRRVQTSLCYRETSFKAVSPEPEPSSVSDGVGITRFLKGKTYLVTGATGFLAKVLIEKLLRASPDIGKIFILIKSKDQESANKRLYDEIISSDLFNHLKQMHGRSYEEFMKSKLIPIIGDIGEDNLGVGSEIATKISGEIDVVISCAGRTTFDDRYDLALNVNALGPGRLLSFAKDCKKLKLFLHISTAYVTGKKEGTVLEAPLCVGKNITSDLNVEHELKLASEAVRKFHGSGEIKKLKELGIQRAQHYGWENTYTFTKAMGETLIQTMREDVPVVIIRPSIIESSYKEPFPGWIQGIRMTDPMILAYGKGQISGFWGDSQSFLDIIPVDMVVNATIAAMAKHGCRNSDLKVYNVTSSSHAHPLRAGEYMDLAYQHLCDFPLTVIDLERWKFHSSLDGFTSSVFDIIAKQERGTTNEGGEAEESHTTLSFKGKRILDYFVSLARTYEPYAFFQARILGLMTPIQGVLFRRCQWKR; from the exons aTGGCAATGACAACAAATCTGCTGGACACAAGCAAGGCCGTCAAGTTGCATGGCGTCCgcttcttctcctctttccTCAGCAGACCGAACCACTTCTTGGCTTGTCGTTTGCCACAGTCGATCACACGTAGAGTCCAAACTTCTCTTTGTTATCGTGAAACGTCGTTTAAAGCTGTGTCTCCTGAGCCAGAACCAAGTAGCGTCAGTGATGGAGTTGGAATCACCCGTTTCTTGAAGGGAAAAACCTATCTTGTTACTGGTGCAACAGGTTTTCTTGCTAAAG TGCTGATTGAGAAATTATTGAGGGCAAGTCCTGATATTGGGAAGATATTCATTCTGATAAAATCCAAGGATCAAGAATCAGCCAACAAGAGACTCTATGATGAG ATCATAAGCTCGGATCTGTTCAATCATTTGAAGCAAATGCATGGGAGATCTTATGAAGAATTTATGAAAAGCAAGTTGATTCCAATAATTGGAGACATAGGAGAGGACAATCTGGGGGTCGGATCTGAAATAGCAACCAAGATTAGTGGCGAAATTGATGTCGTTATAAGCTGTGCAGGTCGCACGACATTTGACGACAG ATACGACCTTGCTTTAAATGTCAACGCTCTTGGACCTGGTCGGCTCTTGAGCTTTGCCAAAGACTGCAAGAAACTGAAACTCTTTCTCCATATCTCAACTG CTTATGTGACTGGTAAGAAAGAGGGAACAGTACTAGAGGCTCCTCTCTGCGTTGGAAAAAACATAACTTCTGACTTGAACGTCGAACATGAGCTCAAATTAGCTTCAGAAGCTGTGAGAAAGTTCCATGGCAGTGGAGaaatcaagaagctgaaagaactTGGCATCCAAAG AGCTCAACACTATGGCTGGGAAAACACTTACACGTTCACAAAAGCAATGGGTGAGACTTTAATCCAAACCATGCGAGAAGATGTGCCTGTAGTGATCATAAGGCCTAGTATTATAGAAAGCTCTTACAAGGAGCCTTTCCCCGGCTGGATCCAAGGAATAAG GATGACTGATCCAATGATCTTGGCCTATGGTAAAGGCCAAATTTCTGGCTTCTGGGGAGATTCTCAATCTTTTTTGGACATTATACCTGTTGATATGGTTGTGAATGCGACAATAGCAGCCATGGCAAAGCATGGTTGTCGAAACTCCGATCTCAAAGTTTACAATGTCACTTCTTCATCTCATGCGCATCCCCTACGAGCTGGCGAGTATATGGACCTCGCTTATCAACATTTGTGTGACTTTCCATTGACAGTGATAGACTTAGAGCGATGGAAATTCCACAGTTCCTTAGATGGTTTCACCTCCTCGGTATTCGACATAATAGCAAAACAGGAAAGGGGAACTACGAATGAAGGTGGAGAAGCAGAAGAGTCACATACCACATTGAGCTTCAAGGGAAAAAGAATACTAGACTATTTTGTGTCCCTAGCAAGAACATATGAGCCTTACGCGTTCTTTCAAGCTCG CATCTTAGGTTTGATGACACCAATACAAGGAGTCTTATTCAGGAGATGTCAATGGAAGAGATAG